In Streptomyces sp. NBC_01551, one DNA window encodes the following:
- a CDS encoding serine hydrolase domain-containing protein, which translates to MNIQGDVAEGYEAVREAFVRNFEALGDRGAAVAVYRDGRRVVDLWAGTRDAEPADGDRGGPWTEGTAQVVRSATKGVAAAVPLLLHQRGLLDLDAPVGAYWPEFKAGGKDRARVRDLLAHRAGVPALDRGLTPAEAADGMSGARAVAAQAPFWEPGAEHGYHAQTFSWLLSELVLRVTGASLGKWLAEEVTGPLGLDFWIGLPEAEAAAGRVGRVAPVEPPQSAGGLRTRPRRNVSEAYADPASLTRRAFAAIDPLPDENEPAYRAAELPASAGIGTARALAGFYAATLGDTQDGARLFTPETTELAARELSSGPDRVLVVNTRFGPGYMLHGPASPLLSPASFGHPGRGGSLGFADPEAGIGFGYVTNSLAKSVTADPRAQALVRAVRASL; encoded by the coding sequence GTGAACATCCAGGGTGACGTGGCGGAGGGCTACGAGGCCGTCCGCGAGGCTTTCGTACGCAATTTCGAGGCGCTCGGGGACCGGGGCGCGGCGGTGGCCGTGTACCGGGACGGACGACGGGTCGTGGACCTGTGGGCCGGAACGAGGGACGCGGAACCCGCGGACGGCGACCGCGGCGGGCCCTGGACCGAGGGAACCGCGCAGGTGGTGCGCTCGGCGACCAAGGGCGTGGCCGCGGCGGTCCCGCTGCTGCTCCACCAGCGGGGGCTGCTCGACCTGGACGCGCCGGTCGGGGCCTACTGGCCGGAGTTCAAGGCGGGCGGCAAGGACCGCGCGCGGGTCCGCGACCTCCTCGCGCACCGGGCGGGCGTCCCCGCCCTGGACCGGGGTCTGACCCCGGCCGAGGCCGCCGACGGGATGTCCGGGGCGCGCGCGGTCGCCGCGCAGGCGCCCTTCTGGGAGCCCGGCGCCGAGCACGGCTACCATGCGCAGACCTTCAGCTGGCTGCTGTCGGAGCTGGTCCTGCGGGTGACCGGGGCCTCGCTGGGCAAGTGGCTGGCCGAGGAGGTCACGGGCCCGCTGGGGCTGGACTTCTGGATAGGCCTGCCGGAAGCGGAAGCCGCCGCCGGACGGGTGGGCCGGGTCGCCCCCGTGGAGCCGCCGCAGAGCGCCGGCGGGCTGCGCACCCGGCCGCGCCGAAACGTTTCGGAGGCCTACGCGGACCCCGCGTCGCTGACCCGGCGCGCCTTCGCGGCGATCGACCCGCTCCCGGACGAGAACGAGCCCGCCTACCGGGCTGCCGAACTCCCCGCCTCGGCCGGCATCGGCACCGCCCGCGCCCTGGCCGGGTTCTACGCGGCCACGCTGGGCGACACCCAGGACGGCGCCCGCCTGTTCACCCCCGAGACCACCGAACTGGCGGCCCGCGAGCTGTCTTCCGGCCCGGACCGGGTGCTGGTGGTCAACACCCGCTTCGGACCGGGCTACATGCTGCACGGTCCGGCGTCCCCGCTGCTGTCCCCGGCCTCCTTCGGCCACCCGGGGCGCGGCGGCTCACTGGGCTTCGCGGACCCGGAGGCCGGGATCGGCTTCGGGTACGTCACGAACTCCCTGGCCAAGTCGGTCACCGCCGACCCGCGCGCCCAGGCCCTGGTCCGCGCGGTCCGCGCCTCGCTCTAG
- the cbiQ gene encoding cobalt ECF transporter T component CbiQ, with protein MGAGHAHKLYRHGHSPVHDLPAHCKLAATFAFVLVVVSTPREAMWAFGLYAVLIAAVTAVARIPAGFLLRRLVIEVPFVLFAVLMPFVAEGERVEVLGMSLSVSGLWGAWNVLAKGTLGVAASVLLASTTELRALLLGLQQLKLPPLLVQIASFMIRYGDVITDELRRMSIARRSRGFEARGVRHWGVLAMTAGALFIRSYERGERVYLAMVSRGYAGSMPVIDDIAATRAQWAYAAVLPVTALAVCLMGWTL; from the coding sequence GTGGGCGCGGGCCACGCCCACAAGCTCTACCGGCACGGCCACTCGCCCGTCCACGACCTGCCGGCGCACTGCAAGCTCGCCGCGACCTTCGCCTTCGTGCTGGTCGTCGTGTCCACACCGCGTGAGGCGATGTGGGCCTTCGGCCTGTACGCCGTCCTCATCGCGGCCGTCACGGCCGTGGCCCGGATCCCCGCCGGATTCCTGCTGCGCCGGCTGGTGATCGAGGTGCCGTTCGTCCTGTTCGCCGTCCTCATGCCCTTCGTGGCCGAGGGCGAGCGGGTCGAGGTCCTCGGCATGTCGCTCAGCGTCTCCGGCCTCTGGGGCGCCTGGAACGTCCTGGCCAAGGGCACCCTCGGCGTCGCCGCCTCCGTCCTGCTCGCCTCGACGACCGAGCTGCGCGCGCTGCTCCTCGGCCTCCAGCAGCTCAAGCTGCCGCCGCTGCTCGTCCAGATCGCCTCGTTCATGATCCGATACGGCGACGTGATCACCGACGAGCTGCGCCGGATGTCGATCGCCCGCCGCTCGCGCGGGTTCGAGGCGCGGGGCGTGCGGCACTGGGGGGTGCTGGCCATGACGGCCGGCGCGCTCTTCATCCGCTCCTACGAGCGCGGCGAGCGGGTCTACCTCGCGATGGTCAGCCGCGGCTACGCCGGCTCGATGCCGGTGATCGACGACATCGCGGCCACGCGCGCCCAGTGGGCGTACGCCGCCGTGCTCCCGGTGACGGCCCTGGCCGTCTGTCTGATGGGATGGACGCTGTGA
- a CDS encoding dolichyl-phosphate-mannose--protein mannosyltransferase, with the protein MRAFGYAPPARGGARDADVRTRLVPPYAKPSAQLWTALGVPPSSVDAVLRVLAWAGPLLVALVAGVLRFVHLGSPKAVIFDETYYAKDAWATVRQGYEASWPKDIDKSILANPDGISLPLDPGYVVHPPVGKWVIGAGEWMFGFTPFGWRFMTAVLGTLSVLMLCRIGRRLFRSTFLGCLAGALLAVDGLHLVMSRTALLDLVLMFFVLAAFGCLLIDRDKARARLAAALPVDAEGRTRPDLEIAESLRLGWRPYRVLAGVCLGLAFGTKWNGLVVLAFFGVLTVVWDAAARRTAGAGAPYAAMLRRDAVPAFLSTVPVAIAVYVASWTGWILSSDDGKGGYFRDWAAKHDQGSSLAFLPEWLRSLWHYETEVYKFHVNLHDGHTYESNPWSWLVLGRPVSYFYESPAPGTDGCPATEAGKCAREVLALGTPMLWWAGCFALLYVLWRWFFRRDWRAGAIACALGAGLLPWFNYQERTIFFFYAVVFVPYLCLAVAMMIGALLGPAGSSERRRALGAICAGVLVLLIVWNFIYFWPIFTGQTLPMDSWRNRMWLDTWV; encoded by the coding sequence CTGCGCGCCTTCGGGTACGCCCCGCCGGCCCGCGGCGGGGCCCGTGACGCGGACGTCCGCACCCGTCTGGTGCCCCCGTACGCGAAGCCGTCCGCGCAGCTGTGGACGGCGCTCGGCGTGCCGCCCTCGTCGGTGGACGCGGTGCTGCGGGTGCTGGCGTGGGCGGGGCCGCTGCTGGTGGCGCTGGTGGCGGGCGTGCTGCGGTTCGTGCACCTGGGCAGCCCGAAGGCGGTGATATTCGACGAGACGTACTACGCCAAGGACGCCTGGGCCACGGTCCGGCAGGGCTACGAGGCGAGCTGGCCCAAGGACATCGACAAGTCGATCCTCGCCAACCCGGACGGGATCTCGCTGCCGCTGGATCCGGGGTACGTGGTGCACCCGCCGGTCGGCAAATGGGTGATCGGCGCCGGTGAATGGATGTTCGGCTTCACCCCGTTCGGCTGGCGGTTCATGACCGCGGTGCTCGGCACCCTGTCGGTGCTGATGCTGTGCCGGATCGGGCGCCGCCTGTTCCGTTCGACGTTCCTCGGGTGCCTGGCGGGCGCGCTGCTGGCGGTGGACGGCCTGCACCTGGTGATGAGCCGGACCGCGCTGCTCGACCTGGTGCTGATGTTCTTCGTGCTGGCCGCCTTCGGGTGTCTGCTGATCGACCGGGACAAGGCGCGGGCCCGGCTCGCGGCGGCGCTCCCGGTGGACGCCGAGGGGCGCACCCGTCCGGATCTGGAGATCGCGGAGTCGCTGCGGCTGGGGTGGCGCCCGTACCGGGTGCTGGCCGGTGTCTGCCTGGGCCTGGCCTTCGGCACGAAGTGGAACGGGCTGGTCGTGCTGGCCTTCTTCGGCGTCCTCACCGTGGTGTGGGACGCCGCCGCGCGCCGCACCGCGGGGGCGGGCGCCCCGTACGCGGCGATGCTGCGCCGGGACGCGGTGCCCGCGTTCCTCTCCACGGTCCCGGTGGCGATCGCGGTGTACGTGGCCTCGTGGACGGGCTGGATCCTGAGCTCGGACGACGGCAAGGGCGGTTACTTCCGCGACTGGGCGGCCAAGCACGACCAGGGCAGCTCGCTGGCGTTCCTGCCGGAGTGGCTGCGCAGCCTGTGGCACTACGAGACCGAGGTCTACAAGTTCCACGTCAACCTGCACGACGGGCACACCTACGAGTCGAACCCGTGGAGCTGGCTGGTCCTGGGGCGGCCCGTCTCCTATTTCTACGAGTCCCCCGCACCCGGCACCGACGGCTGCCCGGCGACGGAGGCCGGAAAGTGCGCCCGCGAGGTGCTGGCGCTCGGCACGCCGATGCTGTGGTGGGCGGGCTGCTTCGCGCTGCTGTACGTGCTGTGGCGGTGGTTCTTCCGCCGCGACTGGCGTGCGGGCGCGATCGCCTGCGCGCTGGGCGCGGGTCTGCTGCCCTGGTTCAACTACCAGGAGCGGACCATCTTCTTCTTCTACGCGGTGGTCTTCGTCCCGTACCTGTGTCTGGCGGTGGCGATGATGATCGGCGCCCTGCTGGGGCCGGCGGGCTCCTCGGAGCGGCGCCGGGCGCTCGGTGCGATCTGCGCGGGTGTCCTGGTGCTGCTGATCGTCTGGAATTTCATCTATTTCTGGCCGATCTTTACCGGCCAGACCCTGCCCATGGACTCCTGGCGGAACCGGATGTGGCTGGACACATGGGTTTAG
- a CDS encoding SsgA family sporulation/cell division regulator produces MSATAENATATATATATTTTARTSLPAVVEERVRGRVITDDPLYRAIPVALRFTPAEPLAVRIVFPADLSPEGSENEWVFPRALLEAGLQAPTGTGDVRVWPCGRVQAVVEFHSPDGVAVIQFDIKALRRFLRLTYGATTR; encoded by the coding sequence ATGTCAGCCACCGCCGAGAATGCGACCGCGACCGCGACGGCCACCGCGACCACCACGACCGCCCGCACCTCCCTCCCCGCCGTCGTCGAGGAACGGGTGCGCGGCCGTGTGATCACGGACGACCCGCTCTACCGGGCCATTCCGGTTGCCCTGCGCTTCACTCCCGCCGAACCACTGGCCGTGCGGATCGTCTTCCCCGCCGACCTCTCCCCCGAGGGCTCCGAGAACGAGTGGGTCTTCCCGCGCGCCCTGCTGGAGGCCGGGCTCCAGGCCCCGACCGGCACCGGGGACGTACGCGTCTGGCCCTGCGGCCGCGTCCAGGCGGTCGTCGAGTTCCACTCCCCCGACGGAGTCGCCGTGATCCAGTTCGACATCAAGGCGCTGCGCCGCTTCCTGCGCCTCACCTACGGCGCCACCACCCGGTAG
- a CDS encoding penicillin-binding transpeptidase domain-containing protein produces MNGAAKGAIVGGVFLAMIGGAGYGVYALVGDAGEQDGTDGAKGDGTTVQAERGSGPVTEKEAAKTAKAFLAAWAAGDDRAAAELTNNAQAAQPAVADFKGKAYVSKAVITPGAQNGATMPYKVAAEITYEGVTKPLEYSSELTVVRGVTSGLPLVDWQPSIIHPELKKDEKLRAGAPATPPVKAVDRSGEELTAEKYPSLRPVLDQLREAYGDKAGGKAGAEVWIEPAAQDGAKRTLLTLVEGEPSTLKTYLDAKVQAAAEKAVARFPESSVVAVKPSNGHILAIANHRKDGYNAAILGMRAPGSTMKIVTAEMLLDRGKVAADKPAECTKDAAWGGRTFHNLDNFELPGATFATSFAKSCNTAFIKQINDVGDDSALSKEAREVFGIGLEWQTGVKTIDGKVPDATGAQAAAAYIGQGQVTMNPLNVASITATARSGVFHQPVLVSPELDGREIATAARRIKPGVQQQLVSMMRLTATSGTAQKAMASVGGDKGAKTGSAEVDGAGSPDSWFTGFSGDVAAAAMVEAGGHGGDAAGPIVAAVLSS; encoded by the coding sequence GTGAACGGGGCGGCCAAGGGTGCCATCGTCGGCGGGGTGTTCCTCGCGATGATCGGCGGAGCCGGGTACGGGGTGTACGCACTGGTCGGCGACGCCGGCGAGCAGGACGGTACGGACGGGGCCAAGGGCGACGGGACCACCGTCCAGGCGGAACGGGGCAGCGGCCCCGTCACCGAGAAGGAGGCCGCCAAGACCGCCAAGGCCTTCCTGGCCGCGTGGGCGGCCGGCGACGACCGCGCGGCCGCGGAACTGACCAACAACGCGCAGGCCGCGCAGCCGGCGGTGGCCGACTTCAAGGGCAAGGCGTACGTGTCCAAGGCGGTGATCACGCCCGGCGCCCAGAACGGGGCCACGATGCCCTACAAGGTCGCCGCGGAGATCACCTACGAGGGCGTCACCAAGCCGCTGGAGTACTCCTCTGAGCTGACCGTCGTCCGCGGAGTGACCAGCGGGCTGCCGCTCGTCGACTGGCAGCCGTCGATCATCCACCCGGAGCTGAAGAAGGACGAGAAGCTGCGCGCGGGGGCGCCCGCGACCCCGCCGGTCAAGGCGGTGGACCGCAGTGGCGAGGAGCTGACCGCCGAGAAGTACCCCTCGCTGCGGCCGGTCCTGGACCAGCTGCGCGAAGCGTACGGCGACAAGGCGGGCGGCAAGGCGGGCGCCGAGGTGTGGATCGAGCCGGCCGCGCAGGACGGGGCGAAGCGGACGCTGCTGACCCTGGTCGAGGGCGAGCCGAGCACCCTCAAGACGTACCTGGACGCGAAGGTCCAGGCGGCGGCGGAGAAGGCGGTCGCCCGGTTCCCGGAGTCCTCGGTGGTCGCCGTCAAGCCGAGCAACGGGCACATCCTGGCCATCGCCAACCACCGCAAGGACGGCTACAACGCGGCGATCCTGGGCATGCGGGCCCCCGGCTCGACGATGAAGATCGTGACGGCGGAGATGCTCCTGGACCGGGGCAAGGTGGCTGCGGACAAGCCGGCCGAGTGCACCAAGGACGCCGCCTGGGGCGGCCGCACCTTCCACAACCTCGACAACTTCGAGCTGCCCGGCGCGACCTTCGCGACCAGCTTCGCCAAGTCCTGCAACACCGCGTTCATCAAGCAGATCAACGACGTGGGCGACGACTCGGCGCTGTCGAAGGAGGCCCGGGAGGTCTTCGGCATAGGCCTGGAGTGGCAGACGGGCGTCAAGACCATCGACGGCAAGGTCCCGGACGCGACGGGCGCGCAGGCGGCCGCCGCGTACATCGGGCAGGGGCAGGTCACCATGAACCCGCTGAACGTCGCGTCCATCACGGCGACGGCGCGCAGCGGCGTGTTCCACCAGCCCGTGCTGGTCTCGCCGGAGCTCGACGGGCGCGAGATCGCGACGGCGGCGCGCCGGATCAAGCCGGGGGTGCAGCAGCAGCTCGTCTCGATGATGCGGCTGACGGCGACCAGCGGTACGGCCCAGAAGGCGATGGCCTCCGTCGGCGGCGACAAGGGCGCGAAGACCGGCTCGGCCGAGGTCGACGGCGCGGGCAGCCCGGACAGCTGGTTCACCGGGTTCAGCGGTGACGTGGCGGCGGCCGCGATGGTCGAGGCCGGCGGCCACGGCGGCGACGCGGCGGGCCCGATCGTGGCGGCGGTCCTCTCCTCTTGA
- a CDS encoding energy-coupling factor ABC transporter ATP-binding protein has protein sequence MDAVNDSPSLEVSGLAFAYPDGHQALFGVDLTVGRGERVALLGPNGAGKTTLVLHLNGILGGGVGTVSVAGLPVEKRNLAEIRRRVGIVFQDPDDQLFMPTVREDVAFGPAAAGMRGAELETRVREALEQVGMAAFADRPPHHLSFGQRRRVAVATVLAMRPEILVLDEPSSNLDPASRRELADVLRALDVTVLMVTHDLPYALELCPRSVILSEGVIAADGPTQRLLCDEKLMRAHRLELPFGFDPRSVTVGAA, from the coding sequence ATGGACGCTGTGAACGACTCCCCCTCCCTCGAAGTGTCCGGCCTCGCCTTCGCCTACCCGGACGGGCACCAGGCCCTCTTCGGCGTCGACCTGACCGTCGGACGCGGCGAGCGCGTCGCGCTGCTCGGCCCCAACGGCGCCGGCAAGACCACCCTGGTGCTGCACCTCAACGGCATCCTCGGCGGCGGGGTCGGCACGGTGTCCGTGGCCGGGCTGCCGGTGGAGAAGCGGAACCTCGCCGAGATCCGCCGCCGGGTCGGCATCGTCTTCCAGGACCCCGACGACCAGCTGTTCATGCCGACCGTGCGCGAGGACGTCGCCTTCGGCCCGGCGGCCGCCGGGATGCGGGGCGCGGAACTGGAGACCCGGGTCCGGGAGGCCCTGGAGCAGGTCGGCATGGCGGCCTTCGCCGACCGGCCGCCGCACCACCTCTCCTTCGGGCAGCGCCGCCGCGTCGCGGTGGCGACCGTCCTGGCCATGCGGCCGGAGATCCTGGTCCTGGACGAGCCCTCGTCCAATCTGGACCCGGCCTCCCGGCGCGAGCTGGCGGACGTCCTGCGCGCGCTGGACGTGACGGTGCTGATGGTCACGCACGACCTGCCCTACGCGCTGGAGCTGTGCCCCCGGTCGGTGATCCTCAGCGAGGGCGTCATCGCCGCCGACGGGCCGACGCAGCGGCTGCTGTGCGACGAGAAGCTGATGCGGGCCCACCGCCTGGAGCTCCCGTTCGGCTTCGACCCCCGCTCCGTGACGGTCGGCGCGGCATAA
- a CDS encoding energy-coupling factor ABC transporter permease, whose translation MHVPDGFIDAPVSIAAGVAAAGAVAISLRGARRELDERTAPLAGLVAAFIFAVQMLNFPVAAGTSGHLLGGALAAILVGPYTGVLCVSVVLLMQGILFADGGLTALGVNVSVMGVVTVVVAYAIFRGLLKVLPATRRSITAAAFTGALLSVPAAAAAFTAIYAVGGTTDVPVGKVFTAMVGVHVLIGIGEAAITAATVGAVLAVRPDLVHGARGLTAPLKLRVAGELVDAPAPAAVPAAARSTKKVWATGLVTALVLAGFVSFYASASPDGLEKVAADKGIDQKAEEHAAAGSPLADYSVKDVTDARLSGGLAGVIGVGATVAVGTGIFWAVRRRRAQDLTAASTAAPVA comes from the coding sequence ATGCATGTCCCCGACGGCTTCATCGACGCCCCCGTCTCCATAGCCGCAGGTGTGGCGGCTGCCGGTGCCGTGGCCATCAGCCTCCGCGGCGCCCGCCGGGAGCTCGACGAGCGCACCGCGCCGCTCGCCGGTCTCGTCGCCGCCTTCATCTTCGCCGTACAGATGCTCAACTTCCCCGTCGCCGCCGGTACAAGCGGCCATCTGCTGGGCGGTGCGCTCGCGGCGATCCTCGTCGGCCCCTACACCGGGGTGCTCTGCGTGTCCGTCGTCCTGCTCATGCAGGGCATCCTCTTCGCCGACGGCGGCCTGACCGCCCTCGGCGTGAACGTCAGCGTCATGGGCGTCGTCACCGTGGTCGTGGCCTACGCGATCTTCCGCGGGCTGCTCAAGGTGCTGCCGGCCACCCGCCGCTCGATCACCGCCGCGGCCTTCACCGGGGCCCTGCTCTCGGTGCCCGCCGCGGCCGCCGCCTTCACCGCCATCTACGCCGTCGGCGGCACCACCGACGTACCCGTCGGCAAGGTCTTCACCGCCATGGTCGGCGTGCACGTCCTCATCGGCATCGGCGAGGCCGCCATCACCGCCGCGACGGTGGGCGCCGTGCTCGCCGTACGGCCCGACCTGGTGCACGGGGCGCGCGGGCTGACCGCGCCGCTCAAGCTGCGCGTCGCCGGCGAGCTGGTTGACGCCCCGGCCCCGGCCGCCGTCCCCGCCGCCGCCCGCTCCACGAAGAAGGTGTGGGCCACCGGCCTGGTCACCGCCCTCGTCCTGGCCGGCTTCGTCTCCTTCTACGCCTCCGCCAGCCCCGACGGCCTGGAGAAGGTCGCCGCCGACAAGGGCATCGACCAGAAGGCCGAGGAGCACGCGGCCGCCGGCTCCCCGCTGGCCGACTACAGCGTCAAGGACGTCACCGACGCCCGCCTCTCCGGCGGCCTCGCCGGGGTCATCGGCGTAGGCGCCACCGTCGCCGTCGGCACCGGGATCTTCTGGGCCGTGCGCCGCCGCCGCGCCCAGGACCTGACGGCCGCGTCCACCGCCGCCCCGGTGGCCTGA